A single region of the Sorghum bicolor cultivar BTx623 chromosome 7, Sorghum_bicolor_NCBIv3, whole genome shotgun sequence genome encodes:
- the LOC8083526 gene encoding aspartic proteinase nepenthesin-1 — translation MAPSSTFILLLATFLVSLAAPSDASTFDLRAKLNHPYAGSLLSNHDMLRDAARASKARRAWNAASRVARASNYGTIVPMPIRPFGRLHHTLTVSIGTPPQPRTLILDTGSDLIWTQCKLFDTRQHREKPLYDPAKSSSFAAAPCDGRLCETGSFNTKNCSRNKCIYTYNYGSATTKGELASETFTFGEHRRVSVSLDFGCGKLTSGSLPGASGILGISPDRLSLVSQLQIPRFSYCLTPFLDRNTTSHIFFGAMADLSKYRTTGPIQTTSLVTNPDGSNYYYYVPLIGISVGTKRLNVPVSSFAIGRDGSGGTFVDSGDTTGMLPSVVMEALKEAMVEAVKLPVVNATDHGYEYELCFQLPRNGGGAVETAVQVPPLVYHFDGGAAMLLRRDSYMVEVSAGRMCLVISSGARGAIIGNYQQQNMHVLFDVENHEFSFAPTQCNQI, via the coding sequence ATGGCGCCGTCGTCTACTTTCATCTTGCTCCTCGCAACCTTCCTGGTCTCTTTGGCGGCTCCATCGGATGCCTCCACATTTGATCTCCGCGCCAAGCTCAACCATCCCTACGCTGGCAGCTTGCTCTCGAACCACGACATGCTCCGTGACGCCGCCAGGGCGAGCAAGGCCCGGCGTGCGTGGAACGCGGCGAGTAGGGTGGCTAGAGCGAGCAACTACGGCACCATTGTGCCGATGCCGATCAGGCCGTTCGGCAGGTTGCACCATACACTGACCGTCAGCATCGGCACTCCACCACAGCCACGCACACTCATCCTCGACACAGGCAGCGACCTCATCTGGACACAGTGCAAGCTCTTCGATACTAGACAACACCGCGAAAAACCTCTctatgaccctgccaagtcctCCTCCTTTGCCGCCGCCCCTTGCGACGGCAGGCTGTGTGAGACGGGCAGCTTCAACACCAAGAACTGCTCGAGAAACAAGTGCATCTACACCTACAACTACGGCAGCGCCACGACCAAAGGCGAGCTGGCGTCCGAGACCTTCACCTTCGGCGAGCACCGCAGGGTCTCGGTCTCCCTCGACTTCGGGTGCGGAAAGCTCACCTCCGGTAGCCTCCCCGGAGCCTCCGGCATCCTAGGGATCAGCCCGGACAGGTTGTCTTTGGTCTCGCAGCTGCAGATACCGAGGTTCTCCTACTGCCTCACTCCTTTCCTCGATCGCAATACGACTAGCCATATTTTCTTCGGGGCAATGGCCGACCTGTCCAAGTACAGGACCACAGGGCCAATCCAGACGACCTCACTTGTGACCAACCCAGATGGcagcaactactactactacgtgCCCTTGATCGGCATCTCTGTTGGGACGAAGAGGCTCAACGTGCCCGTGTCGAGCTTCGCCATTGGACGCGATGGCAGTGGTGGCACCTTCGTCGATTCAGGAGACACGACAGGCATGCTCCCGTCAGTGGTGATGGAGGCCCTTAAGGAGGCTATGGTGGAGGCCGTGAAGCTACCGGTTGTGAACGCCACGGACCATGGCTACGAGTACGAGCTTTGCTTCCAGCTGCCGAGGAACGGCGGCGGAGCTGTGGAGACGGCGGTGCAAGTGCCGCCGCTGGTGTACCACTTCGACGGTGGTGCCGCGATGTTGCTTCGGCGAGACAGCTACATGGTCGAGGTGAGTGCAGGAAgaatgtgcctagtgatcagctCGGGTGCCCGAGGGGCTATCATCGGCAACTATCAGCAACAGAATATGCACGTGCTCTTCGACGTGGAGAACCACGAGTTCTCCTTCGCGCCCACACAGTGCAATCAGATTTGA
- the LOC8080661 gene encoding transmembrane emp24 domain-containing protein p24delta3, translating to MGQCRAGAAVAAVTLWWLTGCAGAVWLELATTAIKCISEDIQSNVVVMADYSILFEEHPIRPKVSAKVTSPLGDVLHHADKVSHGQFAFTTVESGSYLACFWTETLEKGMVVNLNLDWRTGIAAKDWDSIAKKEKLDGVALELVKLEVAAKAIHENLLYLKLKEADLRDLSEWTQVKITWLSVICLAICIGVSILQLWRLKQFFRKNKLI from the exons ATGGGGCAATGCCGGGCAGGCGCGGCGGTGGCAGCGGTAACGCTGTGGTGGCTTACCGGGTGCGCCGGGGCGGTGTGGCTGGAGCTGGCGACCACGGCGATCAAGTGCATCTCCGAGGACATCCAGTCCAACGTCGTCGTCATGGCCGACTACTCCATCCTCTTCGAGGAGCACCCCATCCGCCCCAAGGTCTCCGCCAAG GTGACATCGCCTTTGGGAGACGTCCTGCATCACGCCGACAAGGTTAGCCATGGCCAGTTTGCCTTTACCACGGTGGAATCTGGCAGTTACCTTGCCTGCTTCTGGACGGAGACTCTGGAGAAGGGAATGGTGGTGAACCTTAACCTTGATTGGAGAACGGGGATCGCAGCAAAGGACTGGGACTCCATTGCTAAGAAAGAGAAGCTTGAT GGTGTGGCACTAGAGCTTGTCAAGCTAGAAGTAGCTGCAAAAgccatccatgaaaacttgctCTACCTTAAATTAAA AGAAGCAGACTTGCGAGACCTGAGTGAGTGGACACAAGTGAAGATCACATGGCTGAGCGTTATATGCCTCGCTATCTGTATTGGAGTCTCCATTTTGCAATTGTGGCGTCTCAAACAGTTCTTCCGAAAGAATAAACTCATCTAG
- the LOC8083528 gene encoding F-box protein At1g10780, producing MDALPEGVVQHILSQLSNARDVASCTAVARCWRDCMPFLPSLYFPRGAFEAVGSGEPAVAAADDAIGRMVDAAARLEELVVYCPFSASLLPRWLAARAATLRVLELRVDSAAAAAADKSGHVDSIGVAAGLEELRLWGLTMTRAPAWGPMERLRVLEVVGAVLEDAAVNGAVAACPNLTDLALLGCECAGEAVVSLPLLERCRLDFVGSGNCSLRFAAPRVEFLEIQGFCLISLQGGHRLKHLTISKNTGTVYHVEMGKLPELDHLSLRGVQWSWGAISSVLQCAGEVKHLVMKVEFCGDYDTLQPFPEIDLVEFFNNHPKLRKFEIHGAMFAALCQKNSLKKLDSRFVIPFLEHVLVTVRSPLNAEQKLNTLESIVRYSVRLRRMVIRISQMKNCHDAADDFFEEICKFTYMNSGRVCIE from the exons ATGGACGCGCTCCCGGAAGGCGTGGTGCAGCACATCCTCTCGCAGCTCAGCAACGCCCGCGACGTGGCCTCCTGCACCGCCGTCGCCCGCTGCTGGCGCGACTGCATGCCCTTCCTCCCGTCGCTCTACTTCCCGCGGGGCGCCTTCGAGGCCGTCGGCAGCGGCGAGCCGGCGGTGGCCGCGGCCGACGACGCCATCGGCCGGATGGTCGACGCCGCCGCGCGCCTCGAGGAGCTCGTCGTGTACTGCCCCTTCTCCGCGTCGCTGCTCCCGCGCTGGCTCGCGGCGCGCGCCGCCACGCTGCGCGTGCTCGAGCTGCGGGTggactccgccgccgccgccgccgctgacaAGTCGGGCCACGTCGACTCCATCGGGGTGGCCGCGGGCCTCGAGGAGCTCAGGCTGTGGGGGCTCACGATGACGCGCGCCCCCGCGTGGGGCCCCATGGAGCGGCTCCGCGTGCTGGAGGTCGTCGGCGCCGTGCTGGAAGACGCCGCGGTCAACGGCGCCGTCGCCGCCTGCCCCAACCTCACCGACCTCGCGCTGCTCGGGTGCGAGTGCGCTGGGGAGGCGGTCGTCTCGCTACCCCTGCTCGAGCGGTGCCGGCTCGACTTCGTCGGCTCTGGCAACTGCTCTCTCCGGTTCGCCGCGCCCCGCGTCGAGTTCCTAGAGATCCAGGGCTTCTGCTTAATCTCTCTGCAAGGCGGCCACCGTCTCAAACATCTCACAATCTCCAAGAACACTG GTACTGTGTATCATGTCGAGATGGGGAAGCTCCCGGAGTTGGACCACCTCTCGCTGCGCGGCGTCCAGTGGAGCTGGGGCGCAATCAGCTCGGTGCTGCAGTGCGCTGGCGAGGTGAAGCACCTGGTGATGAAGGTTGAGTTCTGCGGCGATTATGACACGCTGCAGCCATTCCCGGAGATCGACCTTGTCGAATTCTTCAACAACCACCCGAAGCTTCGCAAGTTCGAGATCCACGGCGCCATGTTCGCGGCGCTGTGTCAGAAGAACAGCCTGAAGAAG TTGGATTCAAGGTTCGTGATACCTTTCTTGGAGCATGTCCTGGTCACCGTGCGGTCACCTCTGAATGCTGAGCAGAAGCTGAACACCCTCGAGTCCATTGTCAGGTACAGCGTGAGGTTAAGAAGGATGGTCATTAGGATCTCACAGATGAAGAATTGCCATGATGCGGCTGACGATTTCTTTGAGGAGATTTGCAAGTTCACATACATGAACAGTGGGAGAGTGTGCATAGAGTAG